In a genomic window of Stakelama saccharophila:
- a CDS encoding DUF885 domain-containing protein, which produces MSRSICLGALSIVVATAGMTNATSARAEDVSACECTSKAAESAADLKFRKIYSDEWDWRQQQFAADEDSGESDIRAKLPDVSAAAQARRLAKWESVTNALDGIDRASLSPANQVNFDVYKAQIAVLVNQQKFKDYERPLNADTSFWGNLAGTARQTFTTESDYRNYIAQLEDIPRYFDQQIANMRAGLARGFTPPKITLRGRDDTVSSVIDIDKPENSIFYKPFEAMPANIPDATKAQLRAAAVAAIRNSVIPAHKKLLAFLRNDYIPGAQPSIAAYDLPDGKAYYRAKIKEFTTLDLTPEQIHRIGLDQVAEIHAEMLQTMKDANFTGSFPEFLNFLRTDPQFYAKTPEELLKDAAWIAKEFDGIAGKWIGHLPRSRFAIKPVPADIAPYYTGGRGGPGIYLVNTYNLPSRPLYSLPALTLHESAPGHAFQMPLAAENKDLPEFRQNSYISAYGEGWALYCEWLGQEMGMYKTPYERFGMLSYQMWRAARLVVDTGIHSMGWSRKRAQQYLHDNTALADHEIETEVDRYIAWPGQALSYYLGEMAIRQDRARAEKALGAKFNIRAFHDAVLQTGSVPLPVLNARIDRFIAEGGVGPYPDEE; this is translated from the coding sequence ATGAGCCGTTCGATCTGTTTGGGCGCATTGAGCATCGTCGTTGCAACGGCCGGCATGACCAACGCCACCAGCGCAAGGGCCGAGGATGTCTCGGCATGCGAATGCACCTCGAAGGCCGCCGAATCCGCCGCCGACTTGAAGTTCAGGAAAATCTATTCGGACGAATGGGATTGGCGCCAGCAACAGTTCGCCGCAGACGAGGACAGTGGTGAATCGGACATCCGCGCCAAATTGCCCGATGTCTCCGCCGCCGCCCAGGCAAGGCGGTTGGCGAAGTGGGAATCGGTGACAAATGCCCTTGACGGAATCGACCGCGCCAGCTTGTCGCCCGCAAACCAGGTCAATTTCGACGTCTACAAGGCGCAAATCGCTGTCCTGGTCAATCAGCAGAAGTTCAAGGACTATGAGCGTCCGCTCAATGCTGACACTTCGTTCTGGGGTAATCTCGCCGGCACCGCGCGGCAGACCTTCACGACCGAATCCGATTACCGGAACTATATTGCGCAGCTAGAGGATATCCCGCGTTATTTCGACCAGCAGATCGCAAATATGCGGGCTGGGTTGGCGCGCGGCTTTACCCCGCCGAAAATCACGCTCAGGGGCCGCGACGACACGGTCAGTTCGGTCATCGATATCGACAAGCCCGAAAACAGCATCTTCTATAAGCCGTTCGAGGCAATGCCGGCGAACATCCCGGACGCCACCAAAGCACAGTTGCGCGCGGCGGCCGTGGCGGCGATCCGCAACTCGGTGATCCCCGCGCACAAGAAGCTGCTGGCGTTCCTGCGCAACGACTATATCCCCGGCGCCCAACCCTCGATCGCTGCCTATGATCTGCCCGACGGCAAAGCCTATTACCGCGCCAAGATCAAGGAATTCACAACGCTCGACCTGACGCCCGAGCAAATCCACCGGATCGGCCTCGATCAGGTCGCCGAGATCCACGCCGAAATGCTGCAGACGATGAAGGACGCAAACTTCACAGGCAGCTTTCCCGAATTCCTGAACTTCCTGCGTACCGATCCGCAATTCTATGCGAAGACGCCCGAGGAGTTGCTCAAGGACGCAGCCTGGATCGCCAAGGAATTCGACGGCATTGCCGGGAAGTGGATCGGGCACCTGCCGCGCAGCCGCTTCGCGATCAAGCCGGTCCCGGCCGATATCGCGCCTTATTATACCGGCGGGCGCGGCGGACCGGGCATCTATCTCGTCAATACATACAACCTGCCCTCGCGCCCACTCTATTCCCTGCCGGCACTGACGCTGCACGAAAGCGCCCCAGGCCATGCGTTTCAGATGCCGCTGGCTGCCGAGAACAAGGACCTGCCCGAATTTCGCCAGAATAGCTATATCTCCGCTTACGGCGAAGGCTGGGCGCTCTATTGCGAGTGGCTCGGCCAGGAAATGGGCATGTACAAGACACCGTATGAGCGTTTCGGGATGCTGAGCTATCAGATGTGGCGCGCCGCCCGCCTTGTCGTCGATACCGGTATCCATTCCATGGGCTGGAGTCGGAAGCGGGCGCAGCAATATCTTCACGACAATACCGCGCTCGCCGATCATGAGATCGAGACCGAGGTCGACCGCTACATCGCCTGGCCGGGCCAGGCACTGTCCTATTATCTCGGCGAGATGGCGATACGTCAGGATCGCGCCAGAGCGGAAAAGGCGCTCGGCGCCAAATTCAACATCCGCGCATTTCACGATGCCGTGCTCCAGACCGGGTCCGTGCCGCTCCCCGTACTGAACGCGCGTATCGACCGCTTCATTGCGGAGGGCGGTGTCGGGCCCTATCCGGATGAGGAGTGA
- a CDS encoding TonB-dependent receptor, whose translation MFRFSRLSSRASLRALLMLSSAIPAAVIAVPAASAQDYTNIAASGRVVAEDGTPVAGATVRITSSDRGVSRTVSTDDTGAYTIPQLAPGNYDFVVSAPGFGTYSEAEIPLTRQTGGANSFRLVPADTGNEIVVTGSRQRIADFQDTTIGSTIDVGTLKDRVPIGRTLRDVMLLTPGTVQGSSSNGGFADQVSIAGASFTENAFYINGLNVTDFVSGGQPTEVPFDFYQSIEVKTGGAPAEFGRATGGYVVATTKSGSNEYHASVTGIWEPGGLRDDAPSTRTTDYAHATTSRKELVLQASGPVIKDHLFVYGLYNLRDIRSMTPQANQDNATTVRNDSPFWGAKVDGYITGDHHLEFTYFDTSNETRNRSHDWDRTGYTLGDETGGTNARAGGVNYVGRYTGTFAPWLTVSGAYGVSKLRSGNLPLDTVNPQVIDYRTDPAGVQIGLNKVTDAFSKTDNKREFYRIDTDLQFHLLGAHHVRIGYDHETDQQTQTFETIGEGAFKIYTVTDESAERIGLPVGSEYYTTRVYAQNGVAHVRNEAFYIQDQWSLLDNRLRLDLGLRNDRFSNQGVNGESFFKSGDLWAPRLGAAFDPVGDGRTRIFGSYGKYFLPMAGDINLNVAGSLVTYTRYNLFNGVSGEGNIPVAGDPILSVVNTKACPDTGIANCEVSADGSPFNPAGAIDAGIKPQSADEFIIGVERQLADHVRVGASFTHRRLGNVIEDISIDAGARAYCTAQGFTEEACQNAYPGGSQFVIANPGRDVTVQINPLPDGTTPIATLKASDLGYPDPKRNYDALTLTFDQEWSLSASYTLAFNKGNYEGGVRSENGQLSINRSADFDSPGFVNGAYGYLPNDRRHTFRAYGSYRLFDVLDLGLNALVQSPAHYSCIGAVPVDVDAYANTYHGYGFYCQGKVVPRGTAFDGDWRTEFNLSAVGRLPLENVDASIRLDVFNIFNSQAVTNYNNYGEISDGSVNPDYRSPNAYQTPRYVRVTAKLGF comes from the coding sequence ATGTTCCGCTTTTCGCGACTTTCGTCGCGCGCGTCGCTGCGCGCGCTGTTGATGCTCAGTTCCGCCATACCGGCCGCCGTGATCGCCGTACCGGCCGCCAGCGCCCAGGATTATACCAATATCGCCGCATCGGGCCGCGTGGTGGCCGAAGACGGCACCCCTGTCGCGGGCGCGACCGTGCGGATCACCTCGTCCGACCGCGGCGTGAGCCGCACGGTTTCGACCGACGACACCGGCGCCTACACGATCCCGCAGCTTGCGCCGGGCAATTACGACTTTGTCGTCTCGGCCCCGGGTTTCGGCACCTATAGCGAAGCCGAAATTCCGCTGACGCGCCAGACCGGCGGCGCCAACAGCTTTCGCCTCGTGCCCGCCGATACCGGGAACGAAATCGTCGTCACCGGATCGCGGCAACGTATCGCGGACTTTCAGGATACGACGATCGGCAGCACCATTGATGTCGGCACGCTCAAGGACCGGGTTCCCATCGGCCGGACACTGCGCGACGTGATGCTGTTGACCCCCGGCACGGTGCAGGGTTCTTCTTCCAATGGCGGCTTCGCCGACCAGGTGTCGATCGCGGGCGCGTCCTTCACGGAAAATGCCTTCTACATCAATGGCCTGAACGTCACCGACTTCGTATCAGGCGGCCAGCCTACCGAGGTGCCGTTCGACTTCTATCAAAGCATCGAGGTAAAGACCGGCGGCGCCCCGGCCGAATTCGGCCGCGCCACCGGCGGCTATGTCGTGGCCACCACCAAGTCGGGATCGAACGAATATCATGCCAGCGTAACGGGCATCTGGGAGCCGGGCGGCCTGCGCGACGATGCGCCGTCGACCCGCACCACCGATTATGCCCACGCAACGACCAGCCGCAAGGAACTGGTCCTTCAGGCAAGCGGACCAGTCATCAAGGACCATCTGTTCGTCTATGGTCTCTACAACCTGCGCGACATCCGGTCGATGACGCCGCAGGCCAATCAGGACAATGCGACGACGGTCCGCAACGACAGCCCGTTCTGGGGCGCGAAGGTCGACGGCTATATCACCGGCGACCACCATCTCGAATTCACCTATTTCGACACCAGCAACGAAACCCGTAACCGAAGCCACGACTGGGACCGCACCGGTTATACGCTGGGCGACGAAACCGGCGGCACCAATGCGCGCGCGGGCGGCGTCAACTATGTCGGCCGCTACACCGGCACCTTCGCCCCCTGGCTGACCGTGTCGGGCGCCTACGGCGTCAGCAAGCTGCGTTCCGGCAATCTGCCGCTGGATACCGTCAACCCGCAGGTCATCGATTACCGCACCGACCCGGCAGGCGTTCAAATCGGCCTCAACAAGGTCACCGACGCATTCAGCAAGACCGACAACAAGCGCGAATTCTACCGGATCGACACGGATCTGCAATTCCATCTTCTGGGCGCGCATCATGTCCGCATCGGCTATGATCATGAAACGGATCAGCAGACCCAGACCTTCGAGACGATCGGCGAGGGCGCATTCAAAATCTACACCGTCACCGACGAATCGGCGGAGCGCATCGGGCTGCCGGTCGGCAGTGAATATTATACGACGCGCGTCTATGCCCAGAACGGCGTGGCGCATGTCCGCAACGAAGCCTTTTATATTCAGGACCAATGGTCGCTGCTCGACAATCGGCTGCGGCTCGACCTGGGCCTGCGGAACGACCGTTTCAGCAATCAGGGTGTGAACGGCGAATCCTTCTTCAAATCGGGCGACCTCTGGGCGCCGCGCCTTGGGGCGGCGTTCGATCCGGTCGGTGACGGCCGCACGCGGATCTTCGGTTCCTACGGCAAATATTTCCTGCCGATGGCGGGCGATATCAACCTGAACGTCGCGGGCAGCCTGGTCACCTATACCCGCTATAACCTCTTCAACGGAGTGAGCGGAGAAGGGAATATCCCGGTCGCCGGCGATCCCATCCTTTCGGTCGTCAACACCAAGGCCTGCCCCGATACGGGCATCGCCAACTGCGAAGTGTCGGCCGACGGTTCGCCGTTCAATCCGGCGGGTGCCATCGACGCCGGTATCAAGCCGCAGTCGGCCGATGAATTCATCATCGGCGTGGAGCGGCAACTGGCCGACCATGTCCGCGTCGGCGCGTCCTTCACCCATCGCAGGCTCGGCAATGTCATCGAGGATATTTCCATCGATGCAGGCGCCCGCGCTTATTGCACCGCGCAGGGCTTTACGGAGGAGGCCTGCCAGAACGCCTATCCGGGCGGCAGCCAGTTCGTCATCGCCAATCCCGGCCGCGACGTGACGGTGCAGATCAATCCGCTGCCCGACGGGACCACCCCGATCGCTACGTTGAAGGCATCGGACCTTGGCTATCCCGATCCCAAGCGCAACTACGACGCGCTGACGCTGACCTTCGACCAGGAGTGGAGCCTGTCGGCATCCTATACGCTCGCCTTCAACAAGGGCAATTACGAAGGCGGCGTGCGCTCAGAGAACGGACAGCTATCGATCAACCGGTCGGCGGACTTCGATTCGCCCGGCTTCGTGAACGGCGCATATGGCTACCTGCCGAACGACCGGCGCCACACCTTCCGCGCCTATGGCAGCTATCGCCTGTTCGACGTGCTGGACCTTGGCCTCAACGCCCTTGTGCAGTCGCCCGCCCATTATAGCTGCATCGGCGCGGTGCCGGTGGATGTCGATGCTTATGCCAACACCTATCACGGCTACGGCTTCTACTGTCAGGGCAAGGTCGTCCCGCGCGGCACCGCGTTCGACGGCGACTGGCGTACCGAGTTCAACCTGAGCGCGGTCGGCCGTCTTCCACTGGAGAATGTGGATGCGTCGATCCGGCTGGATGTGTTCAATATCTTCAACAGCCAGGCCGTCACCAATTATAACAATTATGGCGAGATCAGCGACGGATCCGTGAATCCCGATTATCGCTCGCCAAACGCATATCAGACGCCGCGCTATGTGCGTGTGACCGCGAAGCTGGGCTTCTAG
- a CDS encoding DeoR/GlpR family DNA-binding transcription regulator — protein MDKRSQRQREIMSRLRSGRTLSVTALASDLSVSDETIRRELRALEDHGAIIREHGGARMAAPVLEGPLHQRIGENADAKLRIARAAAELVPDGAILFIDSGTTSCFIARQLVDRKSLTVITNSLGVANDLGGINNNRLFLAGGQMDYDYRAFSDHIAQEYVRGFTPHLAILSVGGISTDQGLMDFHPGEAEMSRIAYATSKRVLLGADASKFGRYALIRTAALTDVDILVTDQPLDDEYADAFAHAEVVIA, from the coding sequence ATGGACAAGAGATCACAACGCCAGCGCGAGATCATGTCGCGCCTGCGAAGCGGGCGGACCTTGTCGGTTACCGCCCTGGCAAGCGATCTGTCCGTATCCGACGAAACCATCCGCCGCGAGTTGCGGGCGCTGGAGGATCACGGCGCCATCATCCGCGAGCATGGCGGCGCGCGCATGGCTGCGCCCGTGCTGGAAGGCCCGCTGCATCAGCGGATTGGCGAAAATGCCGATGCAAAGCTGCGGATCGCACGCGCCGCGGCGGAACTGGTGCCGGACGGCGCGATCCTGTTCATCGATTCCGGTACGACCAGTTGCTTCATCGCGCGCCAGTTGGTGGACCGCAAATCACTGACCGTCATCACCAACTCGCTTGGTGTCGCGAACGACCTTGGCGGCATCAACAATAATCGCCTGTTTCTCGCCGGCGGGCAGATGGATTACGATTATCGCGCCTTTTCCGATCACATCGCGCAGGAATATGTGCGCGGCTTCACGCCGCACCTTGCCATTCTGTCGGTCGGCGGGATCAGCACCGACCAGGGACTGATGGATTTCCATCCGGGCGAAGCAGAAATGAGCCGCATCGCCTATGCCACGTCAAAGCGGGTTCTGCTGGGCGCGGATGCGTCGAAATTCGGCCGGTACGCCCTGATCCGGACGGCGGCGCTCACCGATGTCGACATTCTCGTCACCGATCAGCCGCTGGACGATGAATATGCCGACGCCTTCGCTCATGCCGAAGTGGTGATCGCCTGA
- a CDS encoding MFS transporter has translation MEFWERFAMYGVKSLLVVILLDRILTGDLSHVAGAAMVRDASAALFGPVSRTGLASQLYGYANALLYLSIPFGGLVGDLLGSRRAAVACGGAGMLAGLALMLREHSFLIGLVPFAIGTGLLKGNLSVQIGMLFRDEAQRRRGFTVYLGFLNAGVICGPLLCGAVAAYAGPTYAIAVAAAAVAIGLFFYARRAGRNDMAEPAPVRAAPANAPIPATAMLIVTMVAVYLCFAAYEQLGNIFLVWARARVDLNLAGWTMPVAWFLSLDGLVTLGLIAVWQMVLRLLDRRGIAVGAVMQIFAGALLCAGGYIVLAIGSAYGGTLSLPWALSYLVLVDAAIVLIWPSGLSVIAETAPRRLVGLWTGLFYLHGFFAHLWVGMIGIYYERVPTPLFWLLHAAMAGGGALLVLIAGIPMLRVLRARQAITTSA, from the coding sequence ATGGAGTTCTGGGAGCGCTTCGCCATGTACGGCGTCAAGTCGCTGCTGGTCGTCATCCTGCTCGACCGGATATTGACCGGCGACCTCAGCCATGTGGCGGGTGCGGCGATGGTGCGAGACGCAAGCGCGGCGTTGTTCGGTCCGGTCTCCAGGACCGGCCTGGCGTCGCAGCTCTATGGTTATGCCAACGCGCTCCTCTATCTTTCCATTCCCTTTGGCGGACTGGTCGGCGACCTGCTGGGCAGCCGGCGGGCGGCGGTGGCGTGCGGCGGGGCAGGGATGCTGGCCGGCCTCGCGCTGATGCTGCGCGAACACAGTTTCCTCATCGGCCTTGTCCCTTTCGCGATCGGCACGGGGCTGCTCAAGGGCAATCTGTCGGTACAGATCGGAATGCTGTTCCGCGATGAAGCGCAGCGGCGGCGCGGCTTTACGGTCTATCTGGGTTTCCTGAACGCCGGCGTGATCTGCGGGCCGCTGCTATGCGGGGCGGTTGCCGCCTATGCCGGGCCGACGTACGCTATCGCCGTCGCTGCGGCGGCGGTCGCCATCGGGCTGTTCTTCTATGCCCGGCGCGCCGGACGGAACGATATGGCCGAGCCGGCACCGGTGCGGGCCGCCCCTGCGAATGCTCCCATTCCGGCCACGGCAATGCTGATCGTGACGATGGTCGCGGTCTATCTCTGCTTCGCCGCCTATGAGCAGTTGGGGAATATCTTTCTTGTTTGGGCGAGGGCGCGGGTCGACCTGAATCTCGCCGGCTGGACCATGCCCGTGGCCTGGTTCCTGTCCCTGGACGGTCTTGTTACGCTGGGGCTGATCGCGGTGTGGCAGATGGTGCTGCGGCTGCTCGACCGGCGAGGCATCGCCGTCGGCGCGGTCATGCAGATATTCGCGGGCGCGCTGCTCTGCGCAGGGGGCTATATCGTGCTGGCGATCGGAAGCGCATATGGCGGCACATTGTCGCTGCCCTGGGCGCTTTCCTATCTGGTGCTGGTGGACGCCGCCATCGTGCTGATCTGGCCGTCGGGCCTCAGCGTGATCGCGGAAACCGCGCCGCGCAGGCTGGTCGGATTGTGGACGGGCCTCTTTTACCTGCACGGCTTTTTCGCCCATCTCTGGGTGGGGATGATCGGCATTTATTACGAGCGCGTGCCGACACCGCTTTTCTGGCTGCTTCATGCCGCCATGGCCGGGGGCGGCGCGCTGCTGGTCCTGATCGCCGGCATACCGATGCTGCGCGTCCTGCGCGCGCGTCAGGCGATCACCACTTCGGCATGA
- a CDS encoding phosphocholine-specific phospholipase C, with the protein MAATQGSAANGLARASERGSIDDIEHVVILMQENRSFDHYFGALRGVRGFADPRPVTLPTGRPVWAQRRADRDGGQIAWPFRLDYNDSNARCFTGLDHSWKDNQARWRNWDCWAAQKGPLTMAHLTRADIPYYYALADQFTICDAYHCSLQGPTGPNRLYHFTGTNGLSVGLEGEYCVTNGGSDPNPGADMAKDDDSEGLPWRTYAGRLEEAGVSWRIYQELANYSDNPLGYFKEFRKLDPTSSRYRRGRAFVDWIDGQAPKDPEKTQARHLIAAFAADVAADNLPQVSWIVPMMQMSEHPDAPVPFGEVLISSLVAALAANPKVWAKTAFILNYDENDGFFDHVPAPVPAISPRYGASNVDVRSETYQGEPVGLGPRVPMMVISPWTRGGWVNSQLFDHTSVLRFLEKRFGVAEPNISPWRRACCGDLTSIFDFDTPYEARLDTRWAAALPSVAGYVEETEKLCASAPAPAIATSREVPVQEAGTRPARALPYRFSVEPSWGDGKLRLRFVNDGPVGVIFGVQDEIAFPGWRYFTVAANSHLEESWALRADEAHALVVRGPNGFQRDFRGGANAPRVEALLAFDEPGREGVLRLVNRGASATDLSLHCAHTGASDRLRVSAGARARWPLRLAAHRWYDLQVDAPGATRLRLAGNIENGEPGVSEPVAGFPHPA; encoded by the coding sequence ATGGCAGCGACGCAGGGCAGTGCGGCAAACGGGCTGGCGCGCGCATCGGAACGCGGATCGATCGACGATATCGAGCATGTCGTGATCCTGATGCAGGAGAATCGGTCCTTCGATCACTATTTCGGCGCATTGCGGGGCGTTCGCGGCTTTGCCGACCCCCGCCCGGTTACCTTGCCCACCGGCCGGCCCGTCTGGGCGCAGCGACGGGCGGACCGCGACGGCGGGCAGATCGCGTGGCCGTTCCGCCTCGATTATAACGACAGCAATGCGCGCTGCTTCACGGGGCTCGACCATAGCTGGAAGGACAATCAGGCGCGCTGGCGCAACTGGGACTGCTGGGCGGCGCAGAAAGGCCCATTGACCATGGCGCACCTGACCCGTGCTGACATTCCCTATTATTACGCGCTGGCCGACCAGTTCACCATATGCGACGCCTATCATTGCTCGCTCCAGGGGCCGACCGGGCCGAACCGCCTATATCATTTCACCGGCACCAACGGCCTGAGTGTCGGCCTGGAAGGCGAATATTGCGTCACCAACGGCGGCAGCGATCCCAATCCGGGCGCCGATATGGCGAAGGACGACGATAGCGAAGGACTGCCCTGGCGAACCTATGCCGGGCGGCTGGAAGAAGCGGGCGTATCGTGGCGCATCTATCAGGAACTCGCCAATTATTCGGACAACCCGCTCGGCTATTTCAAGGAGTTCCGAAAGCTGGATCCGACATCGTCCCGCTATCGCCGGGGCCGCGCCTTTGTCGACTGGATCGACGGCCAGGCGCCAAAGGATCCGGAAAAGACCCAGGCCCGACATCTGATCGCCGCCTTCGCCGCGGATGTCGCCGCCGACAACCTGCCGCAGGTGTCGTGGATCGTGCCGATGATGCAGATGAGCGAGCATCCCGATGCGCCGGTGCCGTTCGGAGAGGTGTTGATCAGCAGCCTGGTCGCCGCCCTTGCCGCCAATCCCAAGGTCTGGGCCAAGACCGCGTTCATCCTCAATTATGATGAGAATGACGGGTTTTTCGACCATGTGCCCGCGCCCGTGCCCGCCATTTCGCCGCGCTACGGCGCGAGCAATGTCGATGTCCGCAGCGAAACCTATCAGGGGGAGCCTGTCGGCCTCGGCCCGCGCGTGCCGATGATGGTGATTTCGCCCTGGACGCGGGGTGGCTGGGTCAATTCCCAACTGTTCGACCATACATCGGTGCTGCGTTTCCTGGAAAAGCGATTTGGCGTTGCGGAACCGAATATTTCGCCATGGCGCCGCGCCTGCTGCGGCGACCTGACCTCCATCTTCGATTTCGACACGCCCTATGAGGCGCGGCTCGACACCCGCTGGGCAGCGGCGCTCCCCTCGGTGGCCGGCTATGTCGAGGAGACGGAGAAGCTGTGCGCCAGCGCGCCCGCACCCGCTATCGCAACCAGCCGGGAGGTGCCGGTGCAGGAAGCGGGGACGCGCCCGGCTCGTGCGCTGCCCTATCGATTCTCGGTCGAACCGAGCTGGGGCGACGGGAAACTGAGGCTGCGCTTCGTCAATGACGGGCCGGTCGGCGTCATCTTTGGCGTGCAGGATGAAATCGCCTTTCCCGGCTGGCGCTATTTCACGGTCGCGGCCAATTCGCATCTGGAGGAAAGCTGGGCATTGCGCGCTGATGAAGCGCATGCCCTGGTCGTGCGCGGGCCGAACGGATTTCAGCGCGACTTTCGCGGCGGTGCCAACGCCCCGCGCGTCGAGGCCTTGTTGGCGTTTGACGAACCGGGGCGCGAGGGCGTGCTCCGCCTGGTCAATCGCGGCGCCTCGGCGACGGACCTGTCGCTGCACTGTGCGCATACCGGGGCAAGTGACAGGCTGCGCGTGAGCGCGGGCGCGCGGGCGAGGTGGCCACTCAGGCTGGCGGCGCATCGCTGGTACGACCTGCAGGTCGATGCGCCGGGCGCCACGCGCCTGCGCCTTGCGGGCAATATCGAGAATGGCGAGCCGGGCGTCAGCGAACCCGTGGCGGGATTCCCCCACCCGGCCTGA
- a CDS encoding family 43 glycosylhydrolase, with protein MSNIEAGGVTAKRTKRMLLAAVMAAGIAGAAQARDSVFDGADPSAMVVDDTVYLYPTHDGETLSAWASDDLEHWRREGPLLDIADIDWIDDDGARFHALWAPDMVAANGKYFFYYAVGPQNPTPSRIGVAICDTPTGPCRDSGKPLVGGGDGFEAIDPMVYVDPASGRRLLYAGGSAGSTLRLWELADDMVTVARRVPVNQPPHFTEGAFMHRRDGRYYLSYSHGRYNDASYQVHYATADSPTGPWRYQGVLLKSDDRYKGPGHHAFFKSPIDGRWWIAYHRWEDKDDDGPYRGSRRVVVQPIEYDAAGRITPVDMER; from the coding sequence ATGTCGAATATTGAGGCGGGCGGCGTGACCGCGAAGCGGACGAAACGGATGCTGCTGGCCGCGGTAATGGCGGCTGGCATCGCCGGCGCGGCACAGGCGCGGGATTCGGTTTTCGACGGGGCCGACCCATCTGCAATGGTCGTGGACGATACGGTCTATCTCTACCCCACCCATGACGGCGAGACGCTGTCCGCCTGGGCCTCGGACGACCTGGAGCACTGGCGACGCGAGGGTCCGTTGCTCGACATCGCCGATATCGACTGGATCGACGATGACGGCGCCCGCTTTCATGCGCTGTGGGCGCCGGACATGGTGGCGGCGAACGGGAAATATTTTTTCTATTACGCCGTCGGCCCGCAGAATCCGACGCCCAGCCGCATCGGCGTGGCGATATGCGACACGCCGACCGGCCCCTGCCGGGATTCGGGCAAGCCGCTGGTCGGCGGCGGTGACGGATTCGAGGCGATCGATCCCATGGTCTATGTCGATCCGGCCAGCGGCCGCCGCCTGCTCTATGCCGGCGGCAGCGCAGGCTCGACGCTGCGGCTATGGGAATTGGCGGACGACATGGTGACGGTCGCGCGCCGCGTTCCGGTGAACCAGCCGCCGCATTTCACCGAGGGAGCGTTCATGCACCGGCGCGACGGGCGCTATTACCTGTCCTACAGCCATGGCCGTTACAATGATGCGAGCTATCAGGTGCACTATGCGACCGCGGATTCCCCGACCGGGCCGTGGCGCTATCAGGGCGTGCTGTTGAAGAGCGACGACCGGTATAAGGGGCCGGGCCACCACGCATTCTTCAAAAGCCCGATCGACGGGCGCTGGTGGATCGCCTATCACCGCTGGGAAGACAAGGATGACGACGGCCCCTATCGGGGATCGCGCAGGGTCGTCGTCCAGCCGATCGAATATGACGCCGCCGGCCGCATAACGCCGGTCGACATGGAGCGTTGA
- a CDS encoding RES family NAD+ phosphorylase has product MIDPETVPVRRVEWRHARRIIRSVHPPIDLFEDVADPEDWPLLVSAEQKTNPRLMETLGTIDLVPPERRVGGPGASYLMAPFTHVSRDRPSRFTIGEYGVLYAANAFETALAETVHHHARFMARTEEPEGWTSQFREIVLDLELDAHDLRNGAGAFDEALDPDSHAASQVLAAALHAAGSDGIAYPSCRNRGGECAALFYPDLAANAIQGRHLDYHWNGTRVDFYRDVTGGEVFRIDEDPA; this is encoded by the coding sequence GTGATCGATCCCGAAACCGTCCCGGTCCGCCGGGTCGAATGGCGGCACGCCCGGCGCATCATCCGCAGCGTCCATCCGCCGATCGACCTGTTCGAGGACGTGGCCGATCCGGAAGACTGGCCGCTCCTCGTCTCGGCCGAGCAGAAGACGAACCCGCGGCTGATGGAGACGCTGGGCACTATCGACCTGGTGCCCCCGGAGCGCCGCGTCGGCGGCCCCGGAGCGTCCTATCTGATGGCGCCGTTCACCCATGTCAGCCGCGACCGGCCAAGCCGGTTTACCATCGGCGAGTACGGCGTGCTCTATGCCGCCAACGCCTTCGAGACGGCACTTGCCGAGACCGTCCACCATCACGCGCGGTTCATGGCCCGCACCGAAGAGCCGGAGGGTTGGACCTCGCAATTCCGTGAGATCGTGCTCGACCTCGAACTGGACGCCCATGACCTCCGGAACGGCGCCGGGGCGTTCGACGAGGCGCTCGACCCCGACAGCCATGCGGCGAGCCAGGTGCTTGCCGCCGCCTTGCACGCGGCCGGCAGCGACGGCATCGCCTATCCGAGTTGCCGGAATCGCGGCGGTGAATGCGCGGCGCTTTTCTACCCCGATCTGGCCGCCAATGCGATCCAGGGGCGCCATCTGGACTATCACTGGAACGGCACACGCGTGGACTTCTATCGTGACGTCACGGGGGGCGAGGTGTTCCGGATCGACGAGGATCCCGCCTGA
- a CDS encoding MbcA/ParS/Xre antitoxin family protein, giving the protein MFRAVVRLFGHWGLTDEQAATLLDLGLRSYRRWKAGGPGRIGRDGKARLSNLMGIHKALRIVFNEPARGYRWIKAPNDAFGGRSALDVMLGGELTDLMRVRRYLDAERGGW; this is encoded by the coding sequence ATGTTCCGCGCGGTGGTGCGCCTGTTCGGCCATTGGGGCCTGACCGACGAGCAGGCGGCGACCCTGCTCGATCTGGGGCTTCGCAGCTATCGGCGCTGGAAGGCGGGCGGTCCCGGTCGTATCGGCCGCGACGGCAAGGCGCGGCTGTCGAACCTGATGGGCATCCACAAGGCGCTCAGGATCGTCTTCAACGAGCCCGCGCGGGGCTATCGCTGGATCAAGGCGCCGAACGACGCCTTCGGCGGCCGCTCGGCGCTCGACGTGATGCTCGGCGGCGAGTTGACCGATTTGATGCGGGTGCGGCGCTATCTCGACGCCGAGCGCGGCGGCTGGTGA